Proteins from a single region of Geovibrio ferrireducens:
- a CDS encoding ATP-binding protein: MNGKPRECNTDLLMVYKYFSHNIRTSTSTIVAMMEAVKDGFDDDTGEMMELVAQSGFLLDLFDRGMSATFRYIIADEIEKRDDEIEIGKLTEHLLEKTCVLSETPETDLELDIDSDFKVRNNAYLLKSIFLIILYEAVKTSSGKLEIKGKLPLLSIKCSNGFTGFPEIIQIFSEMFKKVGIVLEYDSNSISMRFDYENLDCRR; encoded by the coding sequence ATGAACGGAAAACCCAGAGAATGCAACACCGACCTCCTTATGGTTTATAAATATTTCTCACATAACATACGCACCTCAACCTCAACCATTGTTGCGATGATGGAGGCGGTGAAGGACGGGTTTGACGATGATACGGGCGAAATGATGGAGCTTGTGGCGCAGTCGGGCTTTCTGCTTGACCTTTTTGACCGCGGCATGAGCGCCACTTTCAGATATATAATCGCGGACGAAATAGAAAAACGTGACGATGAAATTGAAATCGGCAAGCTCACAGAACACCTTCTGGAAAAAACATGCGTTCTCAGCGAAACACCGGAAACAGATCTGGAGCTTGACATAGACAGTGATTTCAAGGTCAGAAATAACGCTTACCTGCTGAAAAGCATTTTTCTTATAATACTTTATGAAGCTGTCAAAACCTCATCAGGCAAACTGGAGATAAAAGGAAAACTCCCCCTTCTCTCCATAAAATGCAGTAACGGATTTACCGGCTTTCCGGAAATTATACAAATTTTCTCCGAAATGTTTAAAAAAGTCGGTATAGTATTAGAATATGACTCAAATTCCATATCCATGAGGTTTGACTATGAAAATCTTGATTGCAGACGATGA
- a CDS encoding TetR/AcrR family transcriptional regulator, whose translation MIQKKTKNSRTEIKRLAALEAAAELFLGKGYGSVSMDEIAAKAEISKRTLYNYFPAKDLLFGEVVRFIWSGLNMPELPPAKGSDIRETLNSFSSKLLAVLRSERFISLLRLVMGESGRFPELTKFYSENGITLILANLAEYFRECTELGMLKTDRPDIASQQYLGMIKESLFWPVLLGVFPMPSKEHDEDVMEKAADLILTVYSFS comes from the coding sequence ATGATTCAGAAAAAAACGAAGAACAGCCGCACGGAAATAAAGCGTTTAGCCGCTCTGGAGGCGGCAGCGGAGCTGTTTCTTGGAAAAGGGTACGGCAGTGTGAGCATGGACGAGATTGCGGCAAAAGCCGAAATCTCCAAACGTACACTGTATAACTATTTCCCTGCGAAGGATCTTCTGTTCGGTGAGGTTGTTCGCTTCATATGGAGCGGGCTCAATATGCCGGAACTCCCTCCTGCTAAGGGGAGCGACATACGGGAAACCCTTAATTCCTTTTCATCAAAGCTGCTTGCGGTGCTGCGCTCGGAAAGGTTTATCAGCCTTCTTCGTCTGGTTATGGGAGAATCCGGCAGATTCCCTGAACTCACGAAGTTTTATTCCGAAAACGGAATCACACTCATTCTTGCCAATCTGGCTGAATATTTCAGGGAATGCACTGAGTTGGGCATGCTGAAAACTGATCGTCCTGATATAGCCTCACAGCAGTATTTGGGCATGATTAAGGAAAGCCTTTTTTGGCCTGTGCTGCTGGGTGTGTTTCCCATGCCTTCAAAAGAGCACGATGAGGATGTCATGGAGAAAGCAGCGGATCTGATTCTTACAGTGTATTCCTTTTCTTAA
- a CDS encoding ATP-binding protein: MFDFDIWFAEQALLLKKIPEKNARYLYGKINWNNPCIGILGARGTGKTTLMMQFLKSADKGNGNALYVSVDNPRFQDMPLNDFAAEFAKSGGELLCLDEVHKYPDWSKHIKAIHDTRPDLKVVFSGSSLLQMNMQDADLSRRAVFYHLDGLSFREYLNLAHNCGYAPYDIEDIITDHAGIAGGIYEKTPKILKYFTEYLSHGCYPFFLSDKATFHMRLANTIKEVLETDMGFVCDIKYAKIHQIKKLLYMLAVTPPYEMKKTGLAQATGIDRVTMNEYLIYLREAGLVNLIKPEGRGDGAVRKTEKLLIANPNILYAISSKPDIGTVREVFFINQTGNFYRMQDNFLPVSVEYAKNGDYSAGGRVFEIGGKSKNSRQIKDIDNAFVVSDGIEIGHGNRIPLWLFGMMY; the protein is encoded by the coding sequence ATGTTCGATTTTGATATATGGTTTGCGGAACAGGCTCTTCTGCTTAAAAAAATACCTGAGAAAAATGCCCGTTATCTTTACGGAAAAATTAACTGGAACAACCCCTGCATCGGCATACTCGGTGCGCGGGGAACGGGCAAGACAACACTTATGATGCAGTTCCTCAAATCCGCTGATAAAGGAAACGGGAATGCGCTTTATGTATCAGTTGACAACCCGCGTTTTCAGGATATGCCGCTGAATGATTTTGCTGCTGAATTTGCTAAAAGCGGAGGCGAGCTTCTTTGTCTGGACGAAGTGCATAAATATCCTGACTGGTCAAAACACATTAAAGCAATACATGACACAAGACCGGATCTTAAGGTTGTTTTTTCAGGCTCCAGCCTTCTTCAGATGAATATGCAGGATGCAGACCTAAGCCGCAGAGCAGTGTTTTACCATCTGGACGGGCTGTCTTTCAGGGAGTACCTGAACCTTGCCCACAACTGCGGCTATGCGCCCTATGATATTGAGGATATAATTACAGATCACGCAGGCATAGCGGGCGGAATATACGAAAAAACACCGAAGATACTGAAATATTTCACTGAATACCTGTCGCACGGCTGTTATCCGTTTTTTCTTTCGGACAAAGCCACATTCCATATGCGTCTCGCAAATACCATTAAAGAGGTTCTGGAAACAGATATGGGATTTGTGTGCGATATAAAATATGCCAAGATTCATCAGATTAAAAAACTGCTGTATATGCTGGCAGTAACACCTCCGTATGAAATGAAAAAAACCGGACTGGCACAAGCAACAGGCATAGACAGGGTCACAATGAACGAGTATCTGATCTATCTCCGTGAAGCAGGGTTGGTAAACCTTATCAAACCGGAAGGAAGAGGTGACGGAGCCGTGCGGAAAACAGAAAAACTGCTGATAGCCAACCCGAATATTCTCTATGCAATCAGCTCCAAACCGGACATAGGAACAGTCAGAGAGGTTTTCTTCATCAATCAGACGGGGAACTTCTACCGCATGCAGGATAATTTTCTGCCTGTCTCAGTGGAATATGCCAAAAATGGCGACTATTCAGCGGGCGGGCGGGTATTTGAAATCGGCGGGAAAAGTAAAAACTCCCGCCAGATTAAAGACATTGATAACGCGTTCGTTGTTTCTGACGGCATTGAAATAGGCCACGGAAACAGAATCCCGCTCTGGCTGTTCGGAATGATGTATTAG
- a CDS encoding zinc-dependent alcohol dehydrogenase family protein has product MKALIYKGPGQKALEDRPMPDIQSAGDAVVKITKTTICGTDLHILKGDVPSCAPGRILGHEGVGIVEKVGSGVVSFKKGDRVLISCISACGRCEFCRKGMFSHCTTGGWMLGNTIDGTQAEYVRIPHAETSLYHIPKGVDEEALVMLSDILPTGFECGVLNGRVAPGSSVAIVGAGPIGLAALLTAKFYSPAEIIVIDLDDNRLSVAKHFGATHTINSGDGKAIEKVMEITGGKGVDTSIEAVGVPATFVLCQRIVAAGGTIANIGVHGVKADLHLEDLWSHNITITTRLVDTVSTPMLLKTVQAQKIEPKLLITHRFKLADVMKAYEVFGHAADTKALKVIIEAE; this is encoded by the coding sequence ATGAAAGCTCTTATTTACAAAGGTCCCGGACAAAAAGCTCTGGAAGACCGCCCCATGCCGGACATTCAGTCCGCAGGGGATGCGGTAGTCAAAATAACCAAAACAACCATATGCGGCACAGATCTGCACATTCTCAAAGGCGATGTTCCGTCATGCGCCCCCGGACGTATTCTGGGGCATGAAGGTGTGGGAATTGTGGAGAAAGTCGGCAGCGGAGTGGTCTCATTCAAAAAAGGCGACCGTGTGCTTATCTCCTGCATATCCGCTTGCGGAAGATGCGAATTTTGCCGTAAGGGAATGTTCTCCCACTGCACAACCGGCGGATGGATGCTGGGTAACACCATAGACGGCACTCAGGCGGAGTATGTGCGCATACCCCATGCGGAGACCAGCCTTTACCACATACCGAAGGGTGTGGATGAGGAGGCTCTGGTCATGCTCAGCGATATTCTGCCCACAGGGTTTGAGTGCGGCGTTCTCAACGGCCGTGTTGCTCCCGGAAGCTCTGTAGCCATAGTCGGCGCGGGTCCCATAGGGCTTGCGGCTCTGCTGACTGCGAAGTTCTACTCACCAGCGGAAATTATAGTGATAGACCTTGATGACAACCGCCTCTCCGTTGCTAAGCACTTCGGCGCAACTCACACCATAAACAGCGGAGACGGCAAAGCGATTGAAAAGGTTATGGAAATCACAGGCGGTAAAGGGGTGGACACATCCATAGAAGCCGTGGGGGTTCCCGCAACATTTGTTCTTTGCCAGAGGATAGTGGCGGCGGGAGGAACAATTGCCAACATAGGTGTGCACGGCGTAAAGGCTGATCTGCACCTTGAGGATCTCTGGTCGCACAATATCACAATCACCACCAGACTGGTGGACACGGTGAGTACGCCCATGCTCCTTAAAACTGTTCAGGCTCAGAAGATAGAGCCTAAGCTTCTGATTACTCACAGGTTCAAACTGGCTGATGTCATGAAGGCTTACGAGGTGTTCGGGCACGCCGCAGACACTAAGGCTCTTAAAGTGATTATCGAAGCTGAGTAG
- a CDS encoding methyl-accepting chemotaxis protein — protein MSANLSVKLRLIGAVFFCLLLLSSVITFITVNKSFRSATEMKLAQMNSVREAKKNHVEDYFSQLSSLIVSSAAGTQVKQALDEFSTAFYSIEAETGIIYDLIKEDMEEHYEQLYLDSVNYDVPKSARRRATAEYIPENPNGRAAQYLYIVSNPEQIGEKNNLIRPLGFHSSYTEIHEKFHPEFNLMLKEFSLYDIFLFNTNGDLVYTVFKEKDYATNLFSGPYADTGLGDAFQHGMKLKEGETYINDFRPYEPSYNLSASFISSPVYKNGVLLGVLVFQMPITKIDDVMSFGGKYKEAGLGDTGDSYIVGEDFTMRSDNRFVDENNDPLVKKLGTVIGFFSAESDSARRALKGESGSQISRNYSGKKVLSSYSKLDIPGLNWGILVEMDDNEALRDARSLRMTLILTGCVITATVVVIMLFFINSIVLKPLKLVTERMQELVSGDADLTKRIDMGTGTDGKSGNEIIILTGYINTFVGMVQDIVTDVKDKADELNSGSTEITGLAAGLSASLGRQSGRISEIASAMEEMSVTSGTVLDNVQEALTKADSAAGVTRDGMGALNEVVSSITSIRKGVNDLAEIISGLGESSSRIGEILSVISDIADQTNLLALNAAIEAARAGEAGRGFAVVADEVRKLAERTQSATTEIGGIISLLQKESGNATSQMRSAEKTVQDGEKVIEKANGLFVQIVSSVEDIHKANSNIETTVNEQNSAVQSVTESIHRISSDVENSSADTVSVSESLHGLSRLAEEMNDSVNRFRT, from the coding sequence ATGTCCGCAAATCTTTCCGTTAAGCTAAGGCTTATTGGCGCTGTGTTCTTTTGTCTTCTTCTATTGAGTTCTGTCATAACTTTTATCACTGTCAACAAAAGCTTCCGCTCTGCAACCGAAATGAAACTGGCTCAGATGAATTCCGTCAGGGAAGCAAAAAAGAACCATGTTGAGGACTACTTTTCGCAGCTTTCCTCACTAATAGTTTCTTCCGCCGCGGGAACGCAGGTCAAGCAGGCACTGGATGAGTTCAGCACCGCTTTCTATTCAATCGAGGCTGAAACCGGAATAATCTATGATCTGATAAAAGAGGATATGGAGGAGCATTACGAACAGCTTTATCTGGACAGCGTTAATTATGATGTTCCGAAGAGTGCCCGGAGAAGAGCAACCGCAGAGTACATCCCGGAAAACCCCAACGGGCGGGCTGCACAGTATCTCTACATTGTAAGCAACCCTGAGCAGATAGGCGAAAAGAACAATCTTATCCGTCCGTTAGGCTTCCACTCCTCCTACACCGAAATCCACGAAAAGTTTCACCCTGAATTTAACCTGATGCTTAAGGAGTTCTCTCTTTACGATATTTTCCTTTTCAACACAAACGGCGACCTTGTTTACACTGTTTTCAAGGAAAAAGATTACGCAACCAACCTCTTCAGCGGTCCCTATGCGGATACCGGTCTGGGTGACGCGTTTCAGCATGGTATGAAACTGAAAGAAGGGGAAACATATATAAACGATTTCAGACCCTATGAACCCAGCTACAACCTTTCCGCCTCCTTCATATCATCCCCTGTGTATAAAAACGGAGTGCTCCTCGGTGTCCTTGTTTTCCAGATGCCCATCACAAAGATAGACGATGTAATGAGCTTCGGCGGGAAATATAAGGAAGCCGGGCTAGGAGACACAGGCGACAGCTATATAGTGGGCGAGGATTTCACCATGCGCAGCGACAACAGGTTTGTTGATGAAAATAACGACCCGCTGGTGAAAAAGCTCGGCACTGTGATTGGTTTTTTCAGCGCGGAAAGTGATTCCGCCAGACGCGCCCTGAAAGGCGAATCCGGTTCGCAGATAAGCAGGAACTACTCCGGTAAAAAGGTTCTGAGCTCATACTCCAAACTCGATATACCCGGCCTCAACTGGGGCATTCTCGTTGAAATGGACGATAACGAAGCCCTGCGTGATGCACGCAGCCTCAGAATGACACTCATACTCACAGGGTGCGTAATCACTGCCACAGTGGTTGTCATCATGCTTTTCTTCATAAACAGCATAGTGCTCAAGCCCCTGAAACTTGTTACAGAGCGCATGCAGGAGCTTGTTTCAGGCGATGCCGATCTTACAAAACGAATAGACATGGGCACAGGCACGGACGGTAAATCAGGCAACGAAATAATAATCCTCACAGGCTATATAAACACGTTCGTGGGCATGGTGCAGGATATTGTGACGGATGTTAAGGATAAGGCAGATGAGCTCAACTCCGGCTCAACGGAGATAACCGGCCTTGCTGCCGGGCTTTCCGCATCTCTGGGGAGGCAGTCAGGCAGAATAAGCGAAATAGCCTCCGCAATGGAGGAAATGTCCGTAACCTCCGGCACAGTGCTTGACAATGTTCAGGAAGCGCTCACTAAAGCAGATTCCGCCGCAGGAGTTACCCGTGATGGGATGGGCGCTCTTAATGAAGTTGTTTCCAGCATAACCTCCATAAGAAAAGGGGTGAATGACCTTGCGGAAATAATCAGCGGACTGGGGGAATCGTCCTCCCGCATCGGCGAAATACTCAGTGTAATAAGTGACATCGCTGACCAGACAAACCTCCTTGCACTCAATGCGGCAATAGAAGCCGCAAGAGCGGGAGAAGCCGGACGTGGCTTTGCCGTGGTTGCAGACGAGGTTCGCAAGCTCGCAGAACGCACTCAGTCCGCCACAACAGAGATAGGCGGTATAATCTCCCTCCTCCAGAAGGAATCCGGCAATGCAACTTCTCAGATGCGCAGCGCGGAAAAAACCGTTCAGGACGGGGAAAAGGTAATCGAAAAAGCAAACGGGCTCTTCGTGCAGATAGTTTCTTCTGTGGAGGACATCCATAAAGCCAATTCAAACATAGAAACCACTGTTAATGAGCAGAACAGCGCTGTTCAGTCGGTGACCGAAAGCATACACAGAATCTCTTCAGATGTTGAAAACAGCAGTGCAGACACAGTATCAGTCTCCGAAAGTCTCCACGGGCTCAGCAGACTGGCTGAGGAAATGAATGACTCAGTAAACAGATTCAGAACGTAG
- a CDS encoding HDOD domain-containing protein, with translation MKKIAYRGSKDNLKQFLLLLKDECQFVQEGDEDLLIIEIDSLETLFKLPKKFSVPSFFFITTKDRRVVESIRQYYISGIFTPPLKKEDVLKKLSVSMASTNKGRSSGELDTLKAKVLAKAESIPALPALAKELLRLSRSDNSQIKDFIVKIKKDQGISSKIIKLVNSPFYGLRQEISSIDRATVLLGINTVKNLALAVSTEGYYNKHFNLYKSTGQGIWEHSVAVAMLSESLAEMLGEDADALYLAGLMHDIGKSILVDFLVQEVDTTEDELAQLGIDHSTVGGTVLKKWAVADSIATAVMNHHDKAEDTYSKIVYYANKIERHRDLRQEIIGEIAQDFGRSYDDVHSAVAEILDTKTDEMNADTQ, from the coding sequence TTGAAAAAAATAGCTTACAGAGGCTCAAAGGACAACCTGAAGCAGTTTCTGCTCCTGCTGAAAGACGAATGCCAGTTCGTGCAGGAGGGGGATGAGGATTTGCTCATTATAGAGATAGACAGCCTTGAAACCCTATTCAAACTGCCGAAAAAGTTCAGCGTTCCGTCCTTTTTCTTCATAACTACAAAAGACAGACGGGTGGTGGAATCTATCCGTCAGTATTATATTTCAGGTATTTTCACCCCGCCGCTCAAAAAGGAGGATGTGCTGAAAAAGCTCTCCGTGTCTATGGCCTCCACCAACAAAGGCCGCAGCAGCGGCGAGCTTGACACACTCAAGGCCAAGGTTCTCGCCAAGGCGGAAAGCATACCCGCCCTGCCCGCACTGGCTAAGGAACTTCTCCGTCTTTCCAGAAGCGACAACTCGCAGATCAAGGACTTCATAGTAAAAATCAAAAAAGATCAGGGGATCTCCTCTAAAATCATAAAGCTTGTCAATTCGCCCTTTTACGGACTCAGGCAGGAAATAAGCAGCATAGACCGCGCCACGGTTCTGCTGGGGATAAACACTGTGAAGAACCTTGCCCTCGCGGTCTCCACTGAGGGTTACTACAACAAGCATTTCAACCTCTACAAGTCCACCGGGCAGGGCATATGGGAACACTCAGTGGCTGTGGCCATGCTTTCCGAATCACTGGCGGAAATGCTGGGCGAGGATGCGGACGCGCTTTACCTCGCCGGGCTGATGCATGACATCGGCAAGTCGATCCTTGTGGACTTCCTTGTGCAGGAAGTGGACACAACGGAAGACGAACTCGCGCAGCTCGGCATAGACCATTCCACTGTGGGCGGAACAGTCCTCAAAAAGTGGGCAGTGGCGGACAGCATAGCTACAGCCGTTATGAACCACCATGATAAAGCGGAAGACACGTACTCCAAAATAGTTTATTACGCCAACAAAATAGAAAGACACAGAGATTTAAGGCAGGAGATAATAGGCGAAATAGCTCAGGACTTCGGCAGGAGCTATGACGATGTGCACTCCGCCGTAGCCGAAATTTTAGATACAAAAACGGATGAAATGAATGCTGATACTCAATAA
- a CDS encoding zinc ribbon domain-containing protein YjdM, whose translation MSKLPNCPQCGSEYTYEDGALFICPECAHEWNAAEEAEAAPAGTAVRDAYGNELNEGDSITVIKDLKIKGSSQVVKVGTKVKNIRLVDGDHNIDCKIDGIGAMKLKSEFVKKG comes from the coding sequence ATGTCAAAACTGCCGAATTGTCCGCAATGCGGATCAGAATACACTTACGAGGACGGAGCGCTTTTTATCTGCCCCGAATGCGCTCATGAATGGAACGCAGCCGAAGAGGCGGAAGCCGCACCAGCAGGAACTGCCGTGCGCGATGCCTATGGAAACGAGCTTAACGAAGGTGACAGTATCACTGTTATAAAAGACCTGAAAATCAAGGGCTCATCCCAGGTGGTGAAGGTCGGCACGAAGGTGAAGAACATCCGCCTTGTGGACGGCGACCACAACATTGACTGCAAAATAGACGGCATAGGCGCCATGAAGCTGAAATCGGAGTTTGTGAAGAAGGGCTAA
- a CDS encoding aldo/keto reductase has product MKERMLGKTGLKSAEIGLGCMGMSEFYGQADEAESLKVIRTAVEKGVTMLDTADMYGRGHNETLVGKAVQGIRDRIVLATKFGIVRSDDPEKRGVNGSPEYVKQACDASLKRLGVDVIDLYYMHRKDPDTEIEETVSAMAELIKAGKVCHIGLSEVSAHNLRRAHAVYPITAVQVEYSLWTRNIEENGLLDTCRELGIGIVAYSPLGRGFLSGNIESAESLAPDDFRRNNPRFMGENMRKNAMMLAEYKKMAESVGCTPAQLAIAWILTKGEDIVPIPGTKRLKYLEDNINAANFRLSPEQVDHLERIIDWKHIAGDRYGAEGMKTLDK; this is encoded by the coding sequence ATGAAAGAACGGATGTTGGGAAAGACTGGGCTTAAGTCTGCTGAAATAGGTCTGGGCTGCATGGGCATGAGCGAATTTTACGGTCAGGCTGATGAGGCGGAGTCCTTAAAAGTCATCCGTACCGCAGTTGAAAAAGGCGTAACAATGCTGGATACGGCAGATATGTACGGCAGGGGACATAACGAGACCCTTGTCGGAAAAGCTGTTCAGGGTATACGAGACCGCATTGTTCTCGCCACTAAGTTCGGTATTGTCCGTTCCGATGATCCCGAAAAAAGAGGCGTTAACGGCAGTCCCGAATATGTCAAACAGGCTTGCGATGCCAGTCTGAAGCGCCTTGGAGTTGATGTCATAGACCTTTACTATATGCACAGAAAAGATCCTGATACAGAAATAGAGGAGACTGTCAGTGCTATGGCTGAGCTGATAAAGGCGGGCAAAGTTTGCCATATAGGTCTTTCGGAAGTGAGTGCGCATAATCTGAGGAGAGCCCACGCTGTTTATCCTATCACGGCTGTGCAGGTGGAATATTCCCTCTGGACAAGGAATATTGAAGAAAACGGACTGCTTGACACATGCAGAGAACTTGGGATAGGAATCGTGGCTTACAGCCCATTAGGCAGAGGCTTTCTTTCCGGCAATATCGAATCTGCCGAATCCTTAGCGCCTGATGATTTCCGCAGAAATAACCCCCGCTTTATGGGGGAGAATATGCGTAAAAACGCAATGATGCTTGCCGAATACAAAAAGATGGCTGAGAGTGTCGGGTGCACTCCTGCGCAGCTCGCAATAGCATGGATTCTCACCAAAGGAGAGGACATTGTTCCCATTCCCGGCACAAAACGGCTTAAGTATCTGGAAGACAACATTAACGCTGCCAATTTCCGTCTTTCTCCCGAACAGGTTGACCATCTTGAAAGAATAATAGACTGGAAGCATATAGCAGGAGACAGATACGGTGCAGAGGGAATGAAAACATTGGATAAATAA
- a CDS encoding Fic family protein, producing the protein MDNGKRIGRYIKSSVVGGEYYSAYLPKPLPPDPPINMAEIYPLLDRASVAVGRLDGLSVVLPDPQLFLYMYVRKEALLSSQIEGTQSSFSDLLIYENDEVPGVPVDDVAEVSSYVAAMNHGLERLRDFPLSLRLIKEIHTILMTNARGGTKQPGEFRTTQNWIGGSRPGNARFVPPPPEYVMECLDNFEKFLHDERVKMPALIKAAVAHVQFETIHPFLDGNGRLGRLLITFLLCVDGLLKEPLLYLSLYFKNRRDEYYSHLQSVREKGEWEEWVKFFLEGVEATAGQATETARKIISLFDADRKKIESSEKSNASVLTIHKYMQSHPIVSTAKLKDACGMSLPTVLRNLAVLESMNIVKEITGKERRRVYTYMDYINILNEGTEPIR; encoded by the coding sequence GTGGATAATGGTAAAAGAATAGGGCGGTATATTAAAAGCTCCGTTGTCGGAGGCGAGTATTACAGTGCTTATTTGCCCAAACCTCTGCCGCCGGATCCCCCCATAAATATGGCTGAAATATACCCGCTGCTTGACAGGGCATCAGTTGCAGTGGGCAGGCTTGACGGTCTCAGTGTCGTTCTGCCTGATCCGCAGCTTTTTCTTTATATGTATGTAAGAAAAGAGGCTCTTCTTTCTTCTCAGATAGAGGGGACGCAATCATCATTTTCCGATCTGCTTATTTATGAAAACGATGAGGTTCCGGGTGTGCCTGTTGATGATGTGGCAGAGGTTTCAAGCTATGTTGCTGCCATGAATCACGGACTGGAGCGGCTCAGGGATTTTCCGCTTTCGCTTCGGCTTATAAAAGAGATACACACTATACTCATGACTAATGCGCGCGGCGGAACAAAACAGCCGGGTGAATTTCGTACAACGCAGAACTGGATAGGAGGAAGCAGACCGGGAAATGCGCGGTTTGTTCCTCCACCGCCTGAATATGTGATGGAATGTCTGGATAACTTTGAGAAATTCCTCCATGACGAAAGAGTTAAAATGCCGGCATTGATAAAGGCCGCTGTGGCGCATGTTCAGTTTGAAACAATCCACCCTTTTCTTGACGGCAACGGACGTTTGGGGAGGCTACTGATTACTTTTCTTTTATGCGTTGACGGTCTGCTGAAGGAACCGCTGCTTTATCTCAGCCTCTATTTTAAAAACCGGAGAGATGAGTATTACAGCCATTTGCAGAGTGTCAGGGAGAAGGGCGAGTGGGAGGAGTGGGTAAAGTTTTTTCTGGAGGGTGTTGAGGCTACAGCAGGACAGGCAACGGAAACAGCCAGAAAAATTATATCTCTCTTTGATGCGGATAGAAAAAAGATTGAAAGTTCAGAAAAATCAAACGCTTCTGTGCTTACAATACATAAATATATGCAGAGCCATCCTATTGTGAGTACAGCGAAACTTAAGGATGCCTGCGGAATGTCACTGCCTACGGTGCTGAGAAATCTGGCTGTTCTGGAATCCATGAACATTGTCAAAGAGATAACCGGAAAGGAACGCCGCCGGGTATATACTTATATGGACTATATAAATATACTTAATGAAGGTACAGAACCAATAAGATAG
- a CDS encoding response regulator transcription factor — translation MKILIADDELRLRKVVALHLKKAGFAVLEAGNGRQALEMAKEQKPDVIVLDIMMPEMNGLEACEALKADPELKDVPVILLTAMAEAGDIEKGGAAGAEYYLTKPFSPKELIDKINSNFKN, via the coding sequence ATGAAAATCTTGATTGCAGACGATGAGCTGCGGCTGCGAAAGGTGGTTGCTCTTCATCTGAAAAAAGCGGGCTTTGCCGTTCTGGAGGCGGGAAACGGCAGGCAGGCTCTGGAAATGGCAAAGGAGCAGAAGCCTGACGTGATTGTTCTGGATATTATGATGCCGGAAATGAACGGACTGGAAGCCTGTGAAGCGCTCAAAGCCGACCCGGAGCTTAAGGATGTGCCTGTTATTCTCCTCACTGCCATGGCGGAAGCAGGAGACATAGAGAAAGGCGGAGCCGCAGGGGCGGAGTATTACCTTACTAAGCCTTTCAGCCCGAAAGAGCTGATAGACAAGATAAACAGCAACTTCAAAAACTGA
- a CDS encoding HIT family protein gives METIFTKIINGEIPSAKVYEDDDFLAILDIRPVNFGHTLLIPKKYFVNVFDAPLDVAAKIYPVLTKIANGMKEALNCDGVNIYQNNGAAAGQEVFHAHLHIVPRYAGDEVRFSARHVSYDTPQAMQEFAAKIAKEIK, from the coding sequence ATGGAAACAATTTTTACTAAGATTATAAACGGCGAAATCCCCAGTGCGAAGGTTTATGAGGATGATGATTTTCTGGCGATTCTGGACATCCGCCCGGTTAATTTCGGGCATACTCTGCTTATTCCCAAGAAATATTTTGTGAATGTATTCGATGCTCCTCTTGATGTGGCGGCAAAGATTTATCCCGTGCTCACAAAAATAGCAAACGGCATGAAAGAAGCGCTTAACTGTGACGGTGTGAATATTTATCAGAATAACGGAGCCGCCGCCGGACAGGAGGTCTTTCATGCGCACCTGCACATTGTCCCCAGATATGCGGGGGATGAGGTGCGCTTTTCCGCCAGACACGTAAGCTACGACACCCCGCAGGCTATGCAGGAGTTCGCCGCGAAGATCGCAAAGGAAATTAAATAA